The following proteins are encoded in a genomic region of Pyrus communis chromosome 11, drPyrComm1.1, whole genome shotgun sequence:
- the LOC137707889 gene encoding pyrophosphate-energized vacuolar membrane proton pump-like → MAVLLSTLATEIVIPVAAVVGIVFSLVQWFLVSLVKVTPERNAPPSGPNSNKNGCNDYLIEEEEGLNDQNVVVKCAEIQNAISEGSTSFLFTMYQYVGVFMVVFAILIFLFLGSVEGFSTKSQPCTYDAAKTCKPALATAIFSTVAFVLGGITSVLSGFLGMKIATYANARTTLEARKGVGKAFITAFRSGAVMGFLLAANGLLVLFITINLFKLYYGDDWEGLFESITGYGLGGSSMALFGRVGGGIYTKAADVGADLVGKVERNIPEDDPRNPAVIADNVGDNVGDIAGMGSDLFGSYAESSCAALVVASISSFGINHEFTPMLYPLLISSVGIIVCLITTLFATDFFEIKAVKEIEPALKKQLIISTVLMTIGIAIVSWIALPSSFTIFNFGVQKVVKNWQLFLCVAVGLWAGLIIGFVTEYYTSNAYSPVQDVADSCRTGAATNVIFGLALGYKSVIIPIFAIAVSIYVSFSFAAMYGIAVAALGMLSTIATGLAIDAYGPISDNAGGIAEMAGMSHRIRERTDALDAAGNTTAAIGKGFAIGSAALVSLALFGAFVSRAAISTVDVLTPKVFIGLIVGAMLPYWFSAMTMKSVGSAALKMVEEVRRQFNTIPGLMEGTAKPDYATCVKISTDASIKEMIPPGALVILTPLIVGTFFGVETLSGVLAGSLVSGVQIAISASNTGGAWDNAKKYIEAGASEHARTLGPKGSDPHKAAVIGDTIGDPLKDTSGPSLNILIKLMAVESLVFAPFFATHGGLLFKIF, encoded by the exons ATGGCAGTTCTGCTCTCAACTCTCGCGACGGAGATTGTGATCCCTGTCGCCGCCGTCGTGGGGATCGTGTTCTCGCTCGTCCAGTGGTTCCTGGTCTCGCTCGTGAAGGTCACGCCCGAGCGCAACGCGCCGCCGTCCGGCCCCAACAGTAACAAGAACGGTTGCAATGACTACCTAATCGAGGAGGAGGAAGGCTTGAATGACCAGAACGTCGTCGTTAAGTGCGCTGAGATACAGAACGCTATCTCTGAAG GTTCAACATCCTTTCTTTTCACCATGTACCAGTATGTTGGGGTCTTCATGGTTGTATTTGCAATCCTGATCTTCCTCTTCCTCGGGTCTGTGGAGGGCTTCAGCACAAAGAGCCAGCCCTGCACCTATGATGCCGCAAAGACCTGCAAGCCAGCACTTGCAACTGCAATTTTCAGCACTGTAGCTTTTGTACTTGGTGGTATAACCTCTGTCCTGTCTGGTTTTCTTGGCATGAAAATTGCCACTTATGCCAATGCTAGGACAACATTGGAGGCCAGAAAAGGTGTTGGGAAGGCCTTTATCACTGCATTTAGGTCTGGTGCAGTTATGGGTTTCCTCCTTGCAGCAAATGGTCTTTTAGTACTTTTCATTACTATCAATCTCTTTAAGCTGTACTATGGTGATGACTGGGAAGGACTTTTTGAGTCCATTACTGGCTATGGTCTCGGTGGATCATCTATGGCTCTCTTCGGGAGAGTCGGTGGTGGTATCTATACCAAGGCTGCTGATGTTGGGGCTGACCTGGTAGGAAAGGTTGAAAGAAACATTCCTGAAGATGACCCAAGAAACCCAGCT GTGATTGCTGACAACGTTGGTGACAATGTTGGGGATATTGCTGGTATGGGATCTGATCTCTTTGGCTCATATGCCGAATCATCTTGTGCTGCCTTGGTTGTTGCTTCCATTTCCTCATTTGGAATCAACCATGAGTTCACCCCTATGTTGTATCCTCTCCTCATCAGTTCTGTGGGCATCATTGTTTGTTTAATCACAACCCTATTTGCCACTGATTTCTTTGAGATCAAGGCTGTCAAGGAAATTGAACCAGCTTTGAAAAAGCAGCTTATCATCTCCACTGTTCTCATGACTATTGGAATTGCAATTGTTAGCTGGATTGCTCTGCCGTCATCCTtcacaattttcaattttggagtTCAGAAAGTTGTTAAAAACTG GCAATTGTTCTTGTGTGTGGCTGTTGGTCTTTGGGCTGGACTCATTATTGGGTTCGTCACCGAGTATTATACTAGCAATGCATACAG CCCTGTGCAGGATGTTGCTGACTCCTGCAGAACTGGTGCTGCCACCAATGTTATCTTTGGGCTTGCTCTGGGATACAAATCAGTCATCATTCCAATTTTTGCCATTGCAGTCAGCATTTATGTTAGTTTTAGCTTTGCTGCTATGTATGGCATTGCAGTGGCTGCACTTGGGATGCTGAGCACCATTGCTACAGGATTGGCCATTGATGCTTATGGTCCCATCAGTGACAATGCTGGAGGCATTGCTGAAATGGCTGGCATGAGCCATAGAATCCGTGAGAGAACTGATGCTCTTGATGCTGCTGGGAATACCACTGCTGCTATTGGAAAG gGATTTGCCATTGGATCTGCTGCTCTGGTGTCATTGGCTCTATTTGGCGCCTTTGTCAGTCGTGCAGCAATCTCAACTGTTGATGTCTTAACCCCAAAGGTCTTTATTGGACTTATCGTGGGTGCAATGCTTCCTTACTGGTTCTCTGCCATGACCATGAAGAGTGTGGGAAGTGCTGCACTAaaaatggttgaggaagtcCGTAGGCAGTTCAATACCATTCCAGGTCTCATGGAGGGCACTGCTAAGCCTGACTATGCTACCTGCGTCAAGATCTCCACTGATGCATCCATCAAGGAGATGATTCCACCTGGTGCCCTTGTCATTCTTACACCTCTTATTGTTGGAACATTCTTTGGCGTGGAGACCCTATCCGGTGTTCTGGCTGGTTCCCTTGTTTCTGGTGTGCAG ATAGCGATATCTGCTTCTAACACTGGTGGTGCATGGGACAATGCTAAGAAGTACATTGAG GCCGGTGCTTCAGAGCATGCAAGGACCCTCGGCCCGAAGGGTTCAGACCCACACAAGGCAGCGGTGATTGGTGACACCATTGGAGACCCGCTCAAGGACACCTCAGGGCCATCACTCAACATCCTTATTAAGCTCATGGCCGTGGAGTCCCTTGTGTTTGCTCCCTTCTTCGCCACTCATGGCGGCCTACTTTTCAAGATCTTTTGA
- the LOC137708071 gene encoding arogenate dehydrogenase 2, chloroplastic, translating to MLPFSSTQTKPSPHTPNLYPSSHSISHSLPSPPSTLKLPKTHTQLHPHRLRIRAIDAAQPFDYETRIKTHYHKSNALKIAILGFGNFGQFLAKAFVGQGHTVLAQSRSDYTKAAQSLGVLFYTDPNDLCEQHPEVVILCTSILSSEKVIRSFPFQRLKRNTLFVDVLSVKEFPRDLLLKYLPVEFDILCTHPMFGPESGKNSWANLPFVYDKVRIGNNGFRLNRCEKFLGIFAKEGCRMVEMSCAEHDRHAAGSQFVTHTMGRVLERFNLESSPINTKGYETLLNLVENTSGDSFDLYYGLFMYNKNAMEQLERLDNAFEALKQELFGNLHEVCRKQLFGTVEAAEAPREETAQPQKLLTVGTQNGHDETPKKGHENGTEQLH from the exons ATGCTCCCATTCTCTTCCACACAAACCAAACCCTCACCTCACACTCCAAATCTCTACCCTTCTTCCCACTCaatctctcactctctccccTCACCTCCTTCCACTCTCAAACTCCCCAAAACCCACACCCAGCTCCATCCCCATCGCCTCCGAATCCGAGCCATCGATGCAGCTCAGCCCTTCGACTACGAAACCCGGATCAAAACCCATTACCACAAATCCAACGCTCTCAAAATCGCCATCCTTGGCTTCGGAAACTTCGGTCAGTTCCTTGCCAAAGCCTTCGTCGGGCAAGGCCACACAGTCCTCGCACAATCTCGCTCCGACTACACCAAAGCCGCACAAAGCCTCGGGGTTTTGTTCTACACCGACCCGAATGATCTCTGCGAGCAACACCCAGAAGTTGTTATCTTGTGCACTTCGATTTTGTCCTCTGAAAAGGTAATCAGATCGTTCCCATTCCAGAGGCTTAAAAGAAACACTCTTTTTGTTGATGTTCTTTCGGTCAAGGAATTTCCGAGGGATTTGTTGTTGAAGTACTTGCCTGTTGAATTTGATATTCTGTGCACCCACCCAATGTTTGGACCAGAGAGTGGGAAGAACTCGTGGGCTAATCTTCCTTTTGTGTATGATAAAGTTCGGATTGGGAATAATGGCTTTAGGCTCAATAGGTGTGAGAAATTTCTAGGCATTTTTGCTAAGGAGGGGTGTAGGATGGTTGAAATGTCGTGTGCCGAACATGATAGGCATGCGGCAGGGTCGCAATTTGTGACACATACAATGGGGAGGGTGTTGGAGAGGTTTAATTTGGAGTCTTCACCAATTAATACAAAAGGGTACGAGACATTGTTGAATTTGGTGGAGAATACATCCGGGGATAGCTTTGATTTGTATTACGGGTTGTTTATGTATAACAAGAATGCAATGGAGCAGTTGGAGAGATTGGACAATGCGTTTGAGGCTCTTAAGCAAGAGTTGTTTGGGAATTTGCACGAGGTTTGTAGGAAGCAGTTGTTTGGGACTGTAGAAGCAGCAGAAGCTCCAAGAGAAGAGACTGCCCAGCCGCAGAAATTGCTTACGGTTGGTACTCAAAATGGGCATGATGAGACTCCTAAGAAAGGTCACGAAAATG GAACGGAGCAGCTGCACTAA